In Pyrus communis chromosome 8, drPyrComm1.1, whole genome shotgun sequence, one genomic interval encodes:
- the LOC137741964 gene encoding uncharacterized protein, translated as MASHLLKIHTQTIQTPNPLLPTHPFPFPKHQQNSHIFFPSTLHHKPKITPLSPLCSSLSSSPTPPTSKEAAIQQAKTCLSATLSKPLNNLRLTTKLKKPKQPRFRLEIPVADDSPESLSNLALQLFQDLPIKRRSSKVNVLIIWSNAAFAEAAVKAFGDSPSSPVEHSDISSIANGDTGNLNSADVAVFLAPEGTQLAVIKTVTDLLFPRPVVIFNPRWAFEEEAELGELGGFVDSFEVIFSFMGLEVKGLLSSRSGVVFKCVRDGVVSGEKWAVFVEEEGGELKMVSTFKSRPSIGEVENVLYNLMAINSPVTKSVKFFRDLVSNVTGKK; from the coding sequence ATGGCTTCCCACCTTCTCAAAATCCACACACAAACCATCCAAACCCCAAACCCACTGCTACCAACCCACCCATTCCCATTTCCCAAACACCAACAAAACTCTCACATCTTCTTCCCCTCAACCCTCCACCACAAACCCAAAATTACCCCCCTATCCCCACTCTGCTCCTCCTTATCCTCCTCCCCCACCCCACCAACCTCCAAAGAAGCCGCCATCCAACAGGCCAAGACCTGCCTCTCCGCCACCCTCTCCAAGCCCCTCAACAACCTCCGCCTCACCACCAAGCTCAAGAAGCCTAAACAACCCCGATTCCGACTCGAAATCCCCGTTGCCGACGACTCCCCGGAATCCCTCTCCAACCTCGCCCTCCAGCTCTTCCAAGACCTTCCCATCAAACGAAGATCCTCCAAAGTCAACGTCTTGATCATATGGTCAAACGCTGCCTTCGCAGAAGCCGCAGTGAAAGCCTTTGGGGATTCCCCTTCGAGCCCGGTTGAGCATTCGGACATTTCCTCCATCGCCAACGGTGATACCGGAAATTTGAATTCTGCTGACGTGGCGGTGTTTTTGGCGCCAGAGGGAACCCAGCTGGCGGTTATAAAAACGGTTACTGATTTGCTGTTCCCGAGGCCGGTGGTGATTTTCAACCCCAGGTGGGCGTTCGAGGAGGAGGCGGAGTTGGGCGAGCTCGGCGGGTTCGTGGATTCGTTTGAGGTGATTTTTTCGTTCATGGGTTTGGAGGTGAAGGGGCTTTTGAGCAGCAGGAGTGGAGTGGTTTTCAAGTGCGTGAGAGATGGGGTTGTGAGTGGTGAGAAATGGGCCGTTTTTGTTGAAGAAGAAGGAGGGGAATTGAAGATGGTTTCGACGTTTAAATCGCGGCCTTCAATCGGTGAAGTTGAGAACGTTTTGTATAATCTGATGGCCATTAATTCGCCCGTGACGAAATCAGTGAAGTTTTTCAGGGATTTGGTGTCGAATGTGACCGGAAAGAAGTAA
- the LOC137741965 gene encoding transcription factor ILR3-like, with product MVSPENTNWLFDYGLIDDTPVLGGNFAWPVQPIAGSSSVSVELDGSLGDAEGLKESGSKKRVRTESCSGTSSKACREKLRRDRLNDKFVELGSILEPGRPPKTDKAAILVDAVRMVNQLRGEAQKLKDTHSGLQEKIKELKAEKNELRDEKLRLKLEKEKLEQQLKSMNVQPGFLPPPPAIPAAFTAQGQACGNKMVPFIGYPGVAMWQFMPPAAVDTSQDHVLRPPVA from the exons ATGGTCTCCCCGGAAAACACCAACTGGCTCTTCGATTATGGGCTCATTGACGATACTCCTGTCCTGGGAGGGAACTTCGCTTGGCCAGTTCAGCCCATCGCCGGTTCGTCCAGTGTCAG TGTTGAACTTGATGGGTCATTGGGGGATGCAGAGGGACTTAAGGAATCTGGCTCAAAAAAGAG GGTCAGAACTGAATCATGCAGTGGAACAAGCTCCAAGGCATGCAGGGAGAAGTTGCGAAGGGATAGGCTAAATGACAA GTTTGTGGAATTGGGCTCTATTTTGGAGCCTGGAAGGCCCCCCAAGACGGACAAGGCTGCTATTTTGGTTGATGCTGTACGAATGGTGAATCAATTACGTGGTGAAGCCCAAAAGTTGAAGGACACACATTCAGGCCTCCAGGAGAAGATCAAGGAATTGAAG GCAGAGAAGAATGAACTTCGCGATGAGAAACTGAGGCTGAAATTGGAGAAAGAGAAGTTGGAACAGCAACTTAAATCCATGAATGTCCAGCCCGGCTTTTTACCTCCCCCTCCTGCAATTCCTGCTGCATTTACTGCTCAAGGCCAAGCTTGCGGAAACAAGATGGTGCCTTTCATTGGCTACCCTGGGGTTGCCATGTGGCAGTTCATGCCACCTGCCGCGGTGGATACTTCGCAGGATCATGTACTCCGCCCACCGGTTGCTTAA
- the LOC137741963 gene encoding probable galacturonosyltransferase 12 — MQLHISPSLRHVTVFPGKGVREFIKVKVGSRRLSYRMLFYSILFFTFLLRFVFVMTVVDTIDGESKCSSIGCLGKRLGPKILGRTESRVPEVIYQILEEPIGKHELQGRSDIPQTLDEFMVDIKDGKSDATTFAVKLREMVTLLEQRTRNAKIQEYLYRHVASSSIPKQLHCLALRLANEHASNAAARLQLPSAELVPALVDNSYYHFVLASDNVLAASVVATSLVRNSLRPHKVVLHIITDRKTYYPMQAWFSLHSLSPAIIEVKALHHFDWFTKGKVPVLEAMEKDQRVRSQFRGGSSAIVKNNTEKPNVIAAKLQALSPKYNSLMNHIRIHLPELFPGLDKIVFLDDDIVVQTDLSPLWDIEMNGKVNGAVETCNGEDNFVMSKRYRSYLNFSHPLISKNFDPNACAWAYGMNIFDLDAWRKTNISFTYHHWLEQNLKSDLSLWHLGTLPPGLIAFHGHVQVIDPFWHMLGLGYQENTSSADVKSAGVIHYNGRAKPWLEIAFPKLRPFWAKYVDFSDKFIKSCHIMAT, encoded by the exons atgcaGCTTCACATATCACCCAGCCTGAGGCATGTCACAGTGTTTCCGGGGAAAGGAGTTAGGGAGTTCATCAAGGTGAAAGTCGGGTCAAGGCGGCTTTCGTACCGGATGCTCTTCTACTCCATTCTGTTCTTCACTTTTCTTCTCAGGTTTGTGTTTGTGATGACTGTTGTGGATACCATTGACGGAGAAAGCAAGTGCTCTTCAATAG GTTGCTTGGGGAAAAGACTAGGACCAAAGATTTTGGGAAGAACAGAATCAAGG GTCCCAGAAGTAATATACCAAATATTAGAAGAACCCATCGGCAAGCATGAATTACAAGGAAGATCTGATATTCCTCAAACCTTAGACGAATTTATGGTTGATATAAAGGACGGAAAATCAGACGCAACGACCTTTGCTGTCAAGCTCCGAGAAATG GTCACACTTCTTGAGCAAAGAACCCGAAATGCCAAAATCCAAGAGTACTTGTACCGGCATGTAGCGTCAAGCAGCATACCTAAACAGCTTCACTGCCTAGCCCTGAGGTTGGCCAACGAGCACGCCTCCAATGCAGCTGCTCGCCTGCAGCTCCCTTCTGCTGAACTCGTCCCTGCCCTCGTCGACAACTCCTACTACCACTTTGTCCTTGCTTCCGACAATGTGCTTGCTGCCTCCGTTGTTGCCACGTCCCTTGTCCGCAACTCATTGCGCCCTCACAAAGTTGTCCTCCACATTATCACAGACAGGAAGACATATTACCCGATGCAAGCGTGGTTTTCTCTGCATTCGTTGTCACCTGCCATAATTGAGGTCAAGGCGTTGCACCATTTCGATTGGTTTACAAAGGGGAAGGTGCCAGTTTTGGAAGCAATGGAGAAAGACCAAAGGGTGAGGTCGCAGTTTAGAGGCGGGTCATCGGCCATTGTGAAGAATAATACTGAGAAGCCTAATGTTATTGCAGCTAAGCTGCAAGCACTTAGTCCCAAGTACAACTCACTGATGAATCATATCAGAATACATCTACCCGAG TTGTTTCCTGGTCTTGATAAGATAGTGTTCTTGGACGACGACATAGTAGTTCAAACTGATCTTTCACCGCTATGGGATATCGAAATGAACGGAAAGGTCAATGGAGCAGTTGAGACATGCAACGGAGAAGATAACTTTGTGATGTCAAAGCGGTATAGGAGTTATCTGAACTTCTCTCATCCTTTGATATCAAAGAATTTCGACCCCAATGCATGTGCCTGGGCTTATGGCATGAACATCTTCGACCTAGATGCTTGGAGAAAAACCAACATAAGCTTTACGTACCACCATTGGCTTGAACAG AACTTGAAATCAGACCTGAGCCTTTGGCACCTAGGAACGTTGCCCCCCGGCCTAATAGCATTCCACGGTCATGTCCAAGTTATTGATCCGTTCTGGCACATGTTGGGACTGGGATATCAGGAAAACACAAGTTCTGCTGATGTAAAGAGTGCTGGTGTCATCCATTACAACGGGAGAGCAAAGCCCTGGCTAGAAATTGCATTTCCAAAACTTCGGCCATTTTGGGCGAAATATGTCGATTTCTCAGATAAATTCATCAAGAGCTGTCATATCATGGCAACGTAA